The following are encoded together in the Bacillota bacterium genome:
- a CDS encoding DUF1573 domain-containing protein, producing the protein MIRHRSIVDIVSKLQESTARVQRAVAKAVTVCGCLEIHACKQTVPDPDGMSYAELKRYVQTHVDGRLCDHCRDVIETELGQAFFYAAALCEVLNLKASDILAQEKQRLDTLGVYSLM; encoded by the coding sequence CTGATTCGCCACCGCAGCATCGTCGACATCGTCTCCAAGCTGCAGGAGTCGACAGCCCGAGTCCAGCGGGCAGTGGCCAAGGCAGTCACGGTATGCGGCTGCCTGGAAATTCACGCCTGTAAGCAGACGGTCCCCGATCCGGACGGCATGTCCTACGCGGAGCTGAAGCGGTACGTGCAAACTCACGTAGACGGGCGCCTGTGCGACCACTGCCGCGACGTGATCGAGACCGAGCTGGGTCAGGCGTTTTTTTATGCGGCCGCTCTCTGCGAAGTGCTCAACCTGAAGGCTTCCGACATCCTGGCGCAAGAAAAGCAGCGCCTCGACACGCTGGGCGTCTACAGCCTCATGTAA
- a CDS encoding CarD family transcriptional regulator: protein MHGAGIIEAIETKEVLDRTEQYYVMRLPVGELRVMIPLSAGDELGLREVIDPGEVEKVLAVLRAETTSMSANWNRRYRANLKKIKTGDIYEVAEVVRNLSARQRAKGLSTVERKMLENARQILVSELVLAQNTTEEEVERQLDEALGLH from the coding sequence ATGCACGGCGCAGGCATCATCGAGGCCATCGAGACGAAAGAAGTGCTGGACCGCACCGAGCAGTACTACGTCATGCGCCTGCCCGTCGGCGAGCTGCGGGTTATGATTCCGTTGAGCGCCGGCGACGAGCTGGGTTTGCGAGAAGTCATCGACCCCGGCGAAGTGGAAAAAGTGTTGGCGGTGCTCCGGGCGGAGACGACCAGCATGTCGGCGAACTGGAACCGTCGCTATCGAGCTAATCTCAAGAAGATTAAGACGGGAGACATCTACGAGGTAGCGGAAGTGGTTCGCAACTTGTCGGCCCGGCAGCGGGCGAAAGGGCTGTCGACGGTGGAGCGCAAGATGCTGGAGAACGCCCGGCAAATTCTGGTGAGCGAGCTGGTTTTGGCGCAGAACACGACAGAGGAGGAGGTCGAGCGGCAGCTGGACGAAGCCCTGGGTTTACACTGA